In Rhodanobacter humi, the following are encoded in one genomic region:
- a CDS encoding AraC family transcriptional regulator, translated as MSHSRQRAGSATAWPATALTKNYPKGCLIPRHRHKRGQLIYAASGVMQVTTREGIWIVPPQRSLWVPAAMPHEIHMEGHVAVRTLYLDRAAGSLLGDHCRILAITDLLRELILAMVGAYGARDAQRMHMMLPLLLHELHGADESAIHIPTPSDPRLRKVCGRLLADPSRTDTLDQLAQQVGASSRTLARLFESELKMSFVRWRQHVRLARALSRLNAGASIKSVARDAGYASCSAFCVMFRQVMGITPTGYGRRMIA; from the coding sequence GTGTCGCATTCCAGACAACGTGCCGGTTCGGCCACGGCATGGCCGGCGACCGCGCTGACCAAGAATTATCCGAAGGGGTGCCTCATCCCGCGGCACCGGCACAAGCGCGGACAGCTCATCTACGCTGCGTCGGGCGTGATGCAGGTGACGACCCGCGAAGGCATCTGGATAGTGCCGCCGCAGCGTTCGTTGTGGGTGCCCGCCGCGATGCCGCACGAGATCCATATGGAAGGCCATGTCGCCGTACGCACGCTGTATCTGGATCGAGCCGCGGGGTCGCTGCTGGGCGACCATTGCAGGATCCTGGCGATCACGGATTTGCTCCGCGAGCTCATCCTGGCAATGGTCGGCGCATACGGGGCCAGGGACGCGCAACGCATGCACATGATGTTGCCGCTGCTGTTGCACGAGCTGCACGGTGCCGACGAGTCGGCCATCCACATTCCCACGCCGTCGGATCCGCGGTTGAGGAAGGTGTGTGGCCGTCTGCTGGCCGACCCTTCCCGGACCGATACGCTCGACCAGCTGGCGCAGCAGGTCGGCGCGAGCAGTCGAACCCTGGCGCGGCTCTTCGAGAGCGAATTGAAGATGAGCTTCGTGCGTTGGCGGCAGCACGTGCGGCTGGCTCGTGCATTGAGCCGGCTGAATGCAGGGGCTTCGATCAAGAGCGTGGCGCGTGACGCCGGCTACGCCAGTTGCAGCGCCTTCTGCGTCATGTTCCGCCAGGTCATGGGCATCACGCCCACCGGCTACGGCAGGCGGATGATCGCCTGA
- the folC gene encoding bifunctional tetrahydrofolate synthase/dihydrofolate synthase, with product MREGREVLSCAPSRSTRSPSMSRTLAEWLAYQEQVHPHSIALGLERVRGAWQRMGAPVPARRVITVGGTNGKGSTVALLEAMLQGAGLRVGAFTSPHLLAYNERVRIAGRDADDAALVASFERIEVARGDTQLTYFEYGTLAALDLFARAQLDVAILEVGLGGRLDAVNIVDADVAVITTVDLDHMEWLGPDRDSIGREKAGIARAGRPAIVGELDPPQGLLDALAASGARVERAGTDFRTERHADGWRWQHRDGTAMELPMPALVAPVQIANAAAAIAALHALWIEGGPLAPQDAYAAVCRGLRHAHVAARLQSLGGDPPLIVDVGHNPQAARALAAWLDAQPPAHTHAVYGALADKDVAGVIAALGARIAHWHLAGLDGASPRGLAMDALAEVLQQTLPQAKADRHADVAAALAAARAAARPGERILAFGSFFVAAAVIAEHDQ from the coding sequence GTGCGCGAGGGGCGCGAGGTTCTAAGCTGCGCGCCTTCCCGCAGCACGCGAAGTCCGAGCATGTCACGCACCCTCGCCGAATGGCTGGCCTATCAGGAACAGGTCCACCCGCACAGCATCGCGCTGGGCCTGGAGCGCGTGCGCGGCGCGTGGCAGCGGATGGGCGCCCCGGTACCGGCGCGGCGGGTCATCACGGTGGGTGGCACCAACGGCAAGGGTTCCACCGTGGCCTTGCTGGAGGCGATGCTGCAGGGCGCGGGGCTGCGCGTCGGTGCGTTCACTTCGCCGCACCTGCTGGCCTACAACGAGCGTGTGCGCATAGCCGGCCGTGACGCGGACGACGCGGCGCTGGTCGCCAGCTTCGAGCGCATCGAGGTGGCGCGTGGCGACACGCAGCTGACCTATTTCGAGTACGGCACGCTGGCCGCGCTCGACCTGTTCGCCCGCGCGCAGCTCGACGTGGCGATCCTCGAGGTGGGCCTGGGTGGGCGGCTGGATGCGGTGAACATCGTCGACGCCGATGTCGCGGTGATCACCACGGTGGACCTCGACCACATGGAGTGGCTGGGGCCGGACCGCGACAGCATCGGACGCGAGAAGGCCGGCATCGCCCGTGCCGGGCGGCCGGCGATCGTGGGCGAGCTCGATCCGCCGCAGGGCCTGCTCGACGCGCTGGCCGCCAGCGGCGCGCGCGTCGAACGCGCGGGCACGGATTTCCGCACCGAACGGCATGCGGACGGTTGGCGCTGGCAGCATCGCGACGGCACCGCGATGGAGCTGCCCATGCCCGCGCTGGTCGCGCCGGTGCAGATCGCGAACGCCGCGGCGGCGATCGCCGCGCTGCATGCGCTGTGGATCGAAGGCGGCCCGCTGGCGCCGCAGGATGCCTATGCCGCGGTCTGCCGCGGCCTGCGCCATGCGCACGTGGCGGCGCGCCTGCAATCGCTGGGCGGCGACCCACCGCTGATCGTGGACGTGGGCCACAACCCGCAGGCCGCGCGCGCGCTGGCCGCATGGCTGGACGCACAGCCGCCTGCGCACACCCATGCGGTGTACGGCGCGCTGGCGGACAAGGACGTGGCCGGCGTGATCGCCGCGCTGGGCGCGCGCATCGCCCACTGGCACCTCGCCGGCCTGGACGGCGCCAGCCCGCGCGGTCTGGCGATGGATGCGTTGGCGGAAGTCCTGCAGCAGACCCTGCCGCAGGCGAAGGCGGACCGGCATGCCGACGTGGCCGCGGCACTGGCGGCGGCGCGCGCGGCGGCGCGGCCGGGCGAACGCATCCTCGCGTTCGGCTCGTTCTTCGTGGCTGCGGCGGTGATCGCTGAACACGACCAGTGA
- a CDS encoding MerR family DNA-binding protein, with the protein MNTPAQSLTIGAVAKRVGVAIDTIRYYEREGLLPEPLRRASGYRSYGEGTVAQLRFIRRAKELGFTLEEIRELLALSADRQRGVKAVKQRAEQRLAAIEQRIAELQRVRDGLAQLVASCPGHGKPEECPILRALSDEEGQA; encoded by the coding sequence ATGAACACTCCAGCGCAGTCCCTCACCATCGGTGCCGTCGCCAAGCGCGTCGGCGTGGCCATCGACACCATCCGTTATTACGAGCGCGAAGGCCTGCTGCCGGAGCCGCTGCGGCGCGCCTCGGGTTATCGCAGCTACGGCGAGGGCACCGTCGCGCAATTGCGCTTCATCCGCCGCGCGAAGGAGCTGGGCTTCACGCTGGAGGAAATCCGCGAGCTGCTGGCGTTGTCGGCGGATCGCCAGCGCGGCGTGAAGGCGGTGAAGCAGCGCGCCGAGCAGCGGCTGGCGGCGATCGAGCAGCGCATCGCCGAACTGCAGCGCGTGCGCGACGGACTGGCGCAGCTGGTGGCTTCCTGCCCCGGCCACGGCAAGCCGGAAGAGTGCCCGATCCTGCGTGCGCTGAGCGACGAGGAGGGGCAGGCATGA
- a CDS encoding heavy metal translocating P-type ATPase, which yields MSGQGSCCTPASAGMETTGRDPVCGMAVDPVNASHRSVHAGGEAVFCCAGCKTKFDADPTRYLASAPKPAAGCCASGAAPLVPQGHHDHAHHEHGHHGHDHRGHAHTVKDPVCGMTVDPQTAMHHAEHDGHDYHFCSARCREKFVADPAAYLGEREPAPPATAGTIYTCPMHPEVQQVGPGHCPKCGMALEPMMPSAEEDDGGELRAMTRRFWMLVVLTVPVFLLAMGPHLFGWHLPSPWGSIAGWVEALLSTVVVLWGGAPFFARGWRSLKPWHPNMYTLIALGTGVAWAYSAVAFLLPGIFPAGFRDMHGRVGVYFESAAVIVTLVTLGDFLELRARRRTGAALKALLGLAPKTARRIAADGSESDVSLDEVHAGDTLRVRPGEKVPVDGAVLEGESYVDESMLTGEPMPVAKGTGDALAGGTLNRDGALVMRATKVGGETLLAQIVNLVAQAQRSKAPLQRLADRVAVWFVPVVVAVAVLAFAAWALLGPSPQLAHALIAAVSVLIIACPCALGLATPISIMVASGRGAQHGVLFKDAGAIEALQGIDTLVVDKTGTLTEGRPALTELVVLNGQPREYLLALAAALERPSEHPLAHAIVSAADGEGVEKLVATGFKALTGRGVVANVEGAAVALGNAKLLAELDIALDAAANARAEALRGQGATVMHLAVGGVPAALLAVADRIKPEAAQTIAALKAAGLRVVMLTGDNATTAQAVARRLGIGEVQAEVSPADKAAAVNALRAAGRKVAMAGDGVNDAPALAAADVGIAMGNGSDVAMESAQVTLVKGELGAILRARRLSRATVRNIRQNLFFAFVYNGIGVPLAAGVLYPAFGLVLSPMIAALAMSLSSVSVVSNALRLRKAPLEPGR from the coding sequence ATGAGCGGGCAGGGCAGTTGCTGCACCCCGGCGTCGGCGGGCATGGAAACTACGGGGCGCGATCCGGTGTGCGGCATGGCGGTCGATCCGGTCAACGCGTCGCATCGCAGCGTGCACGCGGGTGGCGAGGCGGTTTTCTGCTGCGCCGGCTGCAAGACGAAGTTTGATGCCGATCCCACGCGCTATCTGGCTTCCGCGCCGAAGCCAGCTGCCGGTTGCTGTGCATCCGGCGCAGCTCCGTTGGTGCCGCAGGGGCATCACGACCATGCGCACCACGAACACGGTCATCACGGTCACGATCACCGCGGCCACGCCCACACAGTGAAGGACCCGGTCTGCGGCATGACGGTCGATCCGCAAACCGCCATGCATCACGCCGAACACGATGGCCACGACTACCACTTCTGCTCGGCACGCTGCCGCGAGAAGTTCGTGGCCGATCCCGCGGCCTACCTGGGCGAACGCGAGCCTGCGCCGCCGGCGACGGCTGGCACGATCTACACCTGCCCGATGCACCCCGAGGTGCAGCAAGTCGGCCCCGGCCACTGCCCCAAGTGCGGCATGGCGCTGGAGCCGATGATGCCGAGCGCCGAGGAGGACGACGGTGGCGAGTTGCGCGCGATGACGCGCCGCTTCTGGATGCTCGTTGTGCTGACCGTGCCGGTATTCCTGCTGGCGATGGGGCCACACCTGTTCGGCTGGCACTTGCCATCGCCGTGGGGAAGCATCGCGGGCTGGGTCGAGGCGCTGCTGTCCACCGTGGTGGTGCTGTGGGGCGGTGCGCCGTTCTTCGCGCGGGGCTGGCGTTCGCTGAAGCCCTGGCATCCGAACATGTACACGCTGATCGCGCTGGGCACCGGCGTGGCCTGGGCGTACAGCGCGGTGGCCTTCCTGCTGCCCGGCATCTTCCCCGCCGGCTTCCGCGATATGCACGGCCGCGTGGGCGTGTATTTCGAATCGGCGGCGGTGATCGTCACCTTGGTGACGCTGGGCGATTTCCTCGAACTGCGCGCACGCCGGCGCACCGGCGCGGCACTGAAGGCCCTGCTGGGACTGGCGCCGAAGACCGCGCGGCGCATCGCCGCCGACGGCAGCGAGTCCGATGTGTCGCTGGACGAAGTACACGCGGGCGACACCCTGCGCGTGCGTCCCGGCGAGAAGGTGCCGGTGGATGGCGCGGTGCTCGAAGGCGAGAGCTATGTCGACGAGTCCATGCTCACCGGCGAGCCGATGCCGGTGGCGAAGGGCACGGGCGACGCGCTGGCCGGCGGCACGCTGAACCGCGACGGCGCGCTGGTGATGCGCGCGACCAAGGTCGGTGGCGAAACCTTGCTGGCGCAGATCGTGAACCTGGTGGCGCAGGCGCAGCGCAGCAAGGCGCCGCTGCAGCGCCTGGCCGATCGGGTGGCTGTGTGGTTCGTGCCCGTGGTGGTGGCGGTGGCCGTGCTGGCGTTCGCGGCGTGGGCGCTGCTGGGGCCGTCGCCGCAGCTGGCACATGCGCTGATCGCGGCGGTGTCGGTGCTGATCATCGCCTGTCCCTGCGCGCTGGGCTTGGCCACACCGATCTCGATCATGGTGGCCAGCGGGCGCGGCGCGCAGCACGGCGTGCTGTTCAAGGACGCCGGCGCGATCGAGGCGCTGCAGGGCATCGACACCCTGGTGGTGGACAAGACCGGCACGCTCACCGAAGGTCGGCCCGCGCTCACCGAACTGGTGGTGCTGAATGGCCAGCCGCGCGAATACCTGTTGGCGCTGGCTGCCGCGCTGGAGCGGCCCAGCGAGCATCCGCTGGCCCATGCCATCGTCAGCGCTGCCGACGGTGAAGGCGTGGAGAAGCTCGTCGCCACGGGGTTCAAGGCGCTCACCGGTCGCGGCGTGGTCGCCAACGTGGAGGGCGCCGCGGTGGCGCTGGGCAATGCGAAGCTGCTGGCCGAACTCGACATCGCACTCGACGCGGCGGCGAACGCGCGCGCCGAGGCGCTGCGCGGGCAGGGCGCCACGGTGATGCATCTCGCCGTGGGTGGCGTGCCCGCCGCCTTGCTCGCGGTGGCCGATCGCATCAAGCCCGAGGCGGCGCAGACCATCGCGGCGCTCAAGGCAGCCGGCCTGCGCGTGGTGATGCTCACCGGCGACAACGCAACCACGGCACAGGCGGTGGCGCGGCGGCTCGGCATCGGCGAAGTGCAGGCCGAGGTCTCGCCGGCCGACAAGGCGGCGGCGGTGAACGCGCTGCGCGCCGCGGGCCGCAAGGTGGCGATGGCGGGCGATGGCGTCAACGACGCGCCTGCGCTGGCCGCCGCCGACGTGGGCATCGCGATGGGCAACGGCAGCGACGTGGCGATGGAGAGCGCGCAGGTGACGCTGGTGAAGGGCGAGCTGGGCGCGATCCTGCGCGCCCGCAGACTGTCGCGGGCCACGGTGCGCAACATCCGCCAGAACCTGTTCTTCGCCTTCGTCTACAACGGCATCGGCGTGCCGCTGGCCGCGGGTGTGCTGTATCCCGCGTTCGGCCTCGTGCTGTCGCCGATGATCGCCGCGCTGGCGATGAGCCTCAGCTCGGTGTCGGTGGTGAGCAATGCGCTGCGGCTGCGCAAGGCGCCCTTGGAGCCTGGGCGGTAG
- a CDS encoding Lrp/AsnC family transcriptional regulator — protein sequence MPHPDPALDERDRAILKLLQQDGRLTNLELAQQINLSPSACLRRVKLLEERGLIARYVMLLDEKAVGLPGTAFVLVTLDQQGRSALDAFEAAIQRHPEVTECCLLAGAADYMVRVAYADAADFERIHTDILTQLPGVVRVQSTLALRTVKRTTALPV from the coding sequence ATGCCGCATCCCGATCCAGCCCTCGACGAGCGCGATCGCGCGATCCTCAAACTGCTGCAGCAGGACGGTCGCCTGACCAACCTGGAGCTCGCCCAGCAGATCAACCTCTCGCCCTCGGCCTGCCTGCGCCGGGTGAAGCTGCTGGAGGAGCGCGGGCTGATCGCGCGCTACGTGATGCTGCTGGACGAAAAGGCCGTGGGCCTGCCGGGCACCGCCTTCGTGCTGGTGACACTGGACCAGCAAGGTCGCAGCGCGCTGGACGCGTTCGAGGCGGCGATCCAGCGCCACCCGGAAGTCACCGAGTGCTGCCTGCTCGCCGGTGCGGCCGACTACATGGTGCGCGTGGCCTACGCCGACGCCGCCGACTTCGAGCGCATCCACACCGACATCCTCACCCAGCTGCCCGGTGTGGTGCGCGTGCAGTCCACGCTGGCGTTGCGCACGGTGAAACGGACGACGGCGTTGCCGGTGTAA
- the ald gene encoding alanine dehydrogenase, producing MRIGVPKEIKNNEFRVGLVPSSVQELVHHGHQVVVEAGAGLGAGISDADYVAAGASIASGPDPIFAEADMIVKVKEPLAVERKKLRKGQILFTYLHLAPDAGQTRDLVACGAICIAYETVTAPNGSLPLLTPMSEVAGRLAPQVGAHSLEKAQGGRGVLLGGVPGVPAAEVVILGGGVSGTHAAMIAVGMGAKVTVVDRSAEALKRLAAQFGTAISTVFSSRSAIEELVRRADLLIGTVLIPGAAAPKLVTRAMLKTMKPGAVIVDVAIDQGGCVETSHATTHADPTYVVDGVVHYCVANMPGAVARTSTFALNNVTLPFALALANLGWKQALAQDVHLRQGLNVCEGKVTCEPVAEAHGLPYVKAETAIGM from the coding sequence ATGCGCATCGGTGTGCCGAAGGAAATCAAGAACAACGAGTTCCGGGTGGGCCTCGTCCCGTCGTCCGTGCAGGAACTGGTGCATCACGGCCACCAGGTGGTGGTGGAAGCCGGCGCGGGCCTGGGCGCGGGCATCAGCGACGCCGACTATGTCGCGGCGGGCGCCAGCATCGCCAGCGGCCCCGATCCGATCTTTGCCGAAGCCGACATGATCGTGAAGGTGAAGGAGCCGCTGGCGGTGGAGCGCAAGAAGCTCCGCAAGGGCCAGATCCTGTTCACCTATCTGCATCTCGCGCCCGATGCCGGGCAGACCCGCGACCTGGTCGCCTGCGGCGCCATCTGCATCGCCTACGAAACCGTCACCGCACCGAACGGCTCGCTGCCGCTGCTGACGCCGATGTCCGAGGTCGCCGGCCGGCTCGCCCCGCAGGTGGGTGCGCACTCGCTGGAGAAGGCGCAGGGCGGGCGCGGCGTGCTGCTGGGCGGCGTGCCGGGCGTGCCGGCGGCGGAAGTGGTGATCCTCGGCGGCGGCGTGTCCGGCACGCACGCGGCGATGATCGCCGTGGGCATGGGCGCCAAGGTCACCGTGGTGGACCGCTCGGCCGAGGCGCTGAAGCGCCTCGCCGCCCAGTTCGGCACCGCGATCTCCACCGTGTTCTCCAGCCGCTCCGCGATCGAGGAACTGGTGCGCCGCGCCGACCTCCTGATCGGCACCGTGCTGATCCCGGGCGCCGCCGCGCCGAAGCTGGTCACCCGCGCGATGCTCAAGACCATGAAACCGGGCGCGGTGATCGTCGACGTCGCGATCGACCAGGGCGGCTGCGTGGAAACCTCGCACGCCACCACCCACGCCGACCCGACCTACGTGGTCGACGGCGTGGTGCACTACTGCGTCGCCAACATGCCGGGCGCGGTGGCGCGCACCTCCACCTTCGCGCTGAACAACGTGACCCTGCCGTTCGCGCTGGCGCTGGCCAACCTCGGTTGGAAGCAAGCGCTGGCGCAGGACGTGCACCTGCGCCAAGGCCTCAACGTCTGCGAAGGCAAGGTGACCTGCGAGCCGGTGGCCGAGGCGCATGGCCTGCCGTACGTGAAGGCGGAAACCGCGATCGGGATGTAA
- a CDS encoding CvpA family protein translates to MNWIDYTILGVLGLSVLVGLWRGLVSEVLALVIWIAAFWVAWLLGPTVSAHLDVISHPALRVAAGYALCFVLMLVLGALLRFLIHRLLVSTGLSGTDRLFGMVFGLARGVLLVCVVVFLCQFTTFTREPPWRASLLLPPFQSATIWLGQQVPPSVREHFHPAAMSESLRGKLDPAAMSNAVREHLDPAVISDALHGKLGSADPSEALRKPLPATISTPGAAPVPAATVSPSNHP, encoded by the coding sequence ATGAACTGGATCGACTACACGATACTCGGCGTGCTGGGCCTATCGGTGCTGGTCGGGCTGTGGCGCGGCCTGGTGTCCGAGGTGCTGGCGCTGGTGATCTGGATCGCCGCGTTCTGGGTGGCCTGGCTGCTCGGGCCGACGGTGTCCGCGCATCTGGACGTGATCAGCCATCCCGCGCTGCGTGTGGCCGCGGGTTACGCACTGTGCTTCGTGCTGATGCTGGTGCTGGGCGCGCTGCTGCGTTTCCTGATCCATCGCCTGCTGGTGAGCACCGGCCTGTCCGGCACGGATCGCCTGTTCGGCATGGTGTTCGGGCTGGCGCGTGGCGTGCTGCTGGTGTGCGTGGTGGTGTTCCTGTGCCAGTTCACCACGTTCACCCGCGAGCCGCCGTGGCGGGCTTCACTGCTGCTGCCGCCGTTCCAGAGCGCCACGATCTGGCTGGGCCAGCAGGTGCCGCCCAGCGTGCGCGAGCATTTCCATCCCGCGGCGATGTCGGAATCGCTGCGCGGGAAACTCGACCCGGCGGCGATGTCGAACGCCGTGCGCGAGCACCTGGACCCGGCGGTGATATCGGATGCGCTGCACGGGAAACTGGGCTCCGCGGACCCGTCCGAGGCATTGCGCAAGCCACTGCCAGCCACCATCTCCACACCGGGCGCGGCCCCTGTGCCGGCCGCCACCGTCTCTCCCTCGAATCACCCGTAG
- a CDS encoding SPOR domain-containing protein, which produces MKTRLLGAAVLIALLVIFVPMFFSSNPPPATASDQSVGLAIPPAQDSNLQTRTMSLTPGAPAMAGSAAAPAPATTAATPAQGDQLATVNIASRRPTDVGTDAAAPKAQPPAGPVMGSGASPSQPVIPLQGQGGTAATPPIAKAPTKTAAVPAATPSPAPVATPPAASASADHALYVLNLSAYANANSVDHLVRRVRSLGYPVLTRVITQAGKQLTLVTAGPFDSRTSAEAARLKITQAIPGVPAKLVEGLGHADSNIAATPVKTITTTSAAPATAAAGTPPRAGGYAVQLAALGSEADANALRDKLRAGGFDGFVDTVSAGGKQLWRVRAGPQTQRADAERVRDEIKAKFGIGGNVVNVP; this is translated from the coding sequence TTGAAAACACGTCTGCTGGGGGCTGCCGTCCTGATAGCCCTGCTCGTCATCTTCGTGCCGATGTTCTTCTCCAGCAATCCGCCGCCGGCCACCGCCAGCGACCAGTCCGTAGGCCTGGCGATCCCACCCGCGCAGGACAGCAACCTGCAGACCCGTACCATGAGCCTGACCCCGGGCGCACCGGCCATGGCCGGCAGTGCCGCGGCACCGGCGCCAGCCACCACGGCGGCGACGCCGGCGCAGGGCGACCAGCTCGCCACGGTGAACATCGCCTCGCGCCGTCCCACCGACGTGGGCACCGACGCGGCGGCGCCCAAGGCACAGCCGCCGGCCGGGCCGGTGATGGGTTCCGGCGCCTCGCCGTCGCAGCCGGTGATCCCGTTGCAGGGACAGGGCGGCACCGCCGCCACGCCGCCCATCGCCAAGGCGCCGACGAAGACGGCCGCGGTTCCGGCGGCGACGCCCAGCCCGGCACCGGTGGCCACGCCGCCGGCAGCATCCGCGTCCGCGGACCATGCGCTCTATGTGCTCAACCTCAGCGCCTACGCCAACGCGAACAGCGTGGATCACCTGGTGCGCCGCGTGCGCTCGCTCGGCTATCCGGTGCTCACCCGCGTCATCACCCAGGCCGGCAAGCAGCTCACCCTGGTGACCGCCGGCCCGTTCGATTCGCGCACCAGTGCCGAAGCGGCGCGACTGAAGATCACCCAGGCCATCCCCGGTGTACCGGCGAAGCTGGTGGAGGGCTTGGGCCATGCCGACTCCAACATCGCGGCTACGCCGGTCAAGACAATCACCACGACGAGCGCCGCGCCGGCCACTGCAGCCGCCGGCACGCCGCCGCGCGCCGGCGGCTACGCCGTGCAGCTGGCTGCGCTGGGCAGCGAGGCCGACGCGAATGCGCTGCGCGACAAGCTGCGCGCGGGCGGCTTCGACGGTTTCGTGGACACGGTGAGCGCGGGCGGCAAGCAGCTGTGGCGCGTGCGCGCCGGTCCGCAGACCCAGCGTGCCGACGCCGAGCGCGTGCGCGACGAGATCAAGGCGAAGTTCGGCATCGGCGGCAACGTGGTCAACGTCCCCTGA
- the purF gene encoding amidophosphoribosyltransferase, whose translation MCGIIGIVGTTEVASALYDGLTVLQHRGQDAAGIATVDGARLRLHKGNGLVRDVFNQHAMNRLRGRIGIGHCRYPTAGSEGAEEAQPFYVNSPYGIAIAHNGNLVNTEALRKEMFEDDRRHINTDSDSEVLLNVLAHELQIQDRMALTPDHIFKAVAGVHARARGGYACIALLLGYGVLAFRDPNGIRPLVLGERVTAEGREYAVASESVAFDVLGFKRLRDVAPGEAVFITDDGQLHTRHCADGATHTPCIFEYVYLARPDSMIENVSVYKARLRMGQKLAEKILRERPDHGIDAVIPIPDTARTAASALAEALGVPFREGFVKNRYVGRTFIMPGQGDRVKSVRRKLNAIDLEFRKKNVLLVDDSIVRGTTSRQIIQMARDAGAKNVYFASAAPPVRYPNVYGIDMPSVTELVAAGKTEAEVQQMLGADWLIYQDLKDLVWAVQDGNESLQHFDASCFNGEYVTGLDQHYLEQIEMLRSDDAKAARRVG comes from the coding sequence ATGTGCGGAATCATCGGCATCGTCGGTACCACCGAAGTGGCATCGGCGCTTTACGACGGCCTGACGGTGCTGCAGCACCGAGGCCAGGACGCGGCCGGCATCGCCACGGTGGACGGCGCGCGGCTGCGCCTGCACAAGGGCAACGGGCTGGTGCGCGACGTGTTCAACCAGCACGCGATGAACCGCCTGCGCGGGCGCATCGGCATCGGCCATTGCCGCTACCCGACGGCCGGCTCGGAGGGCGCCGAGGAGGCGCAGCCGTTCTACGTGAACTCGCCCTACGGCATCGCCATCGCGCACAACGGCAACCTGGTGAACACCGAGGCGCTGCGCAAGGAGATGTTCGAGGACGACCGCCGCCACATCAACACCGATTCGGATTCCGAGGTGCTGCTGAACGTGCTGGCGCACGAGCTGCAGATCCAGGACCGCATGGCGCTCACGCCGGACCACATCTTCAAGGCCGTCGCCGGCGTGCATGCGCGCGCGCGCGGCGGCTACGCCTGCATCGCGCTGCTGCTCGGCTACGGCGTGCTGGCGTTCCGCGACCCGAACGGCATTCGCCCGCTGGTGCTGGGCGAGCGCGTCACCGCGGAAGGGCGCGAGTACGCGGTGGCGTCCGAGTCGGTGGCGTTCGACGTGCTCGGCTTCAAGCGCCTGCGCGACGTGGCGCCGGGCGAGGCGGTGTTCATCACCGACGACGGCCAGTTGCACACGCGCCATTGCGCGGACGGCGCCACGCATACGCCGTGCATCTTCGAATACGTGTACCTCGCGCGGCCGGACTCGATGATCGAGAACGTGTCGGTGTACAAGGCGCGCCTGCGCATGGGCCAGAAGCTGGCCGAGAAGATCCTGCGCGAGCGGCCCGACCACGGCATCGACGCGGTGATCCCGATCCCCGACACCGCGCGCACCGCCGCGAGCGCGCTGGCCGAGGCGCTGGGCGTGCCGTTCCGCGAGGGCTTCGTCAAGAACCGCTACGTGGGCCGCACCTTCATCATGCCGGGGCAGGGCGACCGCGTGAAATCGGTGCGCCGCAAGCTCAACGCGATCGACCTGGAATTCCGCAAGAAGAACGTGCTGCTGGTGGACGACTCCATCGTGCGCGGCACCACCTCGCGGCAGATCATTCAGATGGCGCGCGACGCCGGTGCGAAGAATGTCTACTTCGCCTCCGCAGCGCCGCCGGTGCGCTACCCCAACGTCTACGGCATCGACATGCCTTCGGTCACCGAACTGGTCGCCGCCGGCAAGACCGAGGCCGAGGTGCAGCAGATGCTCGGCGCCGACTGGCTGATCTACCAGGATCTCAAGGACCTGGTCTGGGCGGTGCAGGACGGCAACGAATCGCTGCAGCACTTCGACGCTTCCTGCTTCAACGGCGAATACGTCACCGGCCTCGACCAGCATTACCTCGAACAGATCGAGATGCTGCGCTCCGACGACGCCAAGGCCGCGCGACGCGTCGGATGA